Part of the Paeniglutamicibacter sulfureus genome, GAGTGAGGAATTGCTGACAATTCGGCAGTAGGAGATGCGACGTGGAGGGGTGAACCGGAAGGTTCGCCCCTCCATTGACTTAACCCTGTCTGCCCCTGAAACAAGCCGCTCCGGATGGCGCGGAGCGCCATTCGCGGCCGTGTTTCCAAACTGTTATAAATCCGGGCGGACCACCGCCACCTACTTGCGGGTAGTAATTGGCAAACCTCAATGTGAAGTGAATCCTTGATTTTTCGCGGTTGTAGCGCCCGTCACATCGGAGTTCGGCGCTAAGCGCGGCACGAGCGGCCAAGTGGCGGCACGGATGGCAGGTAAATATGAAGGGGTGTTTTTATATCCATACGTTGAAATCGGGGCTATGGTTCTAAATTGTGGGGCATCGCACACTGCATGGACCGCATCCGGATTAAACCCCCGGCTTCATCTAGATCAAGCTAATTAGGAGGAGAAATGCGTTTCCAACGTATTTCCAAGGCTGTCGCGGTGGGTGCTGCGCTCGCACTCGCGCTAAGTGCATGTGCCCCTGGCGGCCCCAGTGAAACAGCCTCGTCCGCACCGGCGGCAGGAGCCAGCGGCAAGTTCAGCGTTGAACCGGCAGACACCGGCCTTGCCGACCTCGGCGATATCACGACCAAGGACGACTCGGTCAGCTACTCGGTCGGCGCCGAAGACTTCATCAGCTACAACGGCCTGACTCCGCAGTCCTACAGCACCTACAACTCCGCCGTCACCGACAGGCTCTTCGCCAGCTTCACGTACTTCGGCACCGACGGAAAGGTCTACCCGAACGAGGACCTCGGCTCATACGAGGTCATCAGCGAAGACCCGATGACCGTCAAGTACACCATCAATCCCGAGGCCAAGTGGTCCGACGGCACCGACATCACCGTCGCCGACTCGGTGCTTGCCTGGGCCGTACAGAACACGAATCTCGCCGATGGCGACAAGCCGCTCTTCGACTCGGTCTCGCAGGACCTGGGCCAGACCATCCCCAAGGGTCCCGAGGGGGATCCGGCCGGCAAGGAATTCACCGTCACCTACGCGAACCCCGATCCGGACTTCGCCATCCAGACGATGATCTACAGCCCCGCACACATCGTGGCCAAGGAAGCCGGCATGAGCACCACCGAAATGGTCGATGCCATTCGCGCGGGCGACTCCGATGCCCTGAAGGAGGCCGCAAAATTCTGGAACACGGGTTGGAACACCTCCCCGGGCACGCTTCCGGCCGCCGACCTCATTCCCGTTTCCGGCCCGTACAAGCTGGGCAGCTGGGAAGCCGGACAGTCCATCACCTTGGTGGCCAACGAGAACTACTACGGCACCCCGGCGGCAACCAAGGAACTGGTCATTCGCTTTGCCGCACCGGACACCATGGTCCAGGCCCTGCAGAACGGCGACATCGACGTCATCGAACCGCAGCCCACAGTCGACACGCTCGCACAGCTCACCGCCCTCGGTGACACGGTGCAGGTCCACCAGGGCGACACGCTCACCTGGGAGCACCTCGACTTCAACTTCACCAAGGATGCGCTCTTCGCCGACAACCTGGAGCTTCGCAAGGCCTTCGCCATGTGCGTCCCGCGCCAGCAGATCGTCGATAACCTGATCAAACCGCTGAACCCGGAGGCCCAGGTCATGAACACCCGCGAGGTCTTCCCGTTCCAGGAAAGCTACGGCGACGTCGTGTCCGCGGCCTACGCCGGACAGTACGACAACGTCGACATCGAAGGCGCCAAGAAGATCCTCGAGACCGAAGGGGTCGACAAGCCGGAGGTCCGGATCGGATACTCGGCCCCGAACCCGCGCCGCACCGAAGAAGTGGCCATGATCAAGTCCTCCTGCGACCAGGCTGGCTTCAACATCGTCGATGCAGGCGACCCGAAGTTCTTCGCCCCGGGCGGCACCCAGGAGCGCGGCGACTACGAGGTGGCACTGTTCGCCTGGGCCGGATCCGGCCAGATCACCTCCGGCGAGAACATCTACGCCACGGGCAAGCCGCAGAACTACGGCAAGTACTCCAACACCGAGGTCGACGCGGCCTGGGAACGCCTAACCACCACCCTGGACACCAACGTCCACGCGGAGGAAACCAAGAAGATCGAGAAGCTGCTCTGGGATGACCTCTTCGGCATCCCGCTCTTCGCCCACCCGGGACTGGGGGCATCCGCCGAGGACGTGCTGAACGTCCGCAAGACGGCCACCCAGAACGGTCTGGTCTGGAACGCGGAACAGTGGGTCCGCGCCGAATAGCCGACTGACGGAAAACGGCAACAACGTGGGGCCTGGCGCAACCAGCGTCGGGCCCCACGTGTCCGTCGGCCCACGGGCCGCGGACACATCGGCTAGAAAGGTAGCTACTTGCAGTGTTGAGATTTATTCTCCGCAGGCTGGGCGCGTCGATAGGGATCCTGTTTGCGGCCTCGCTCCTGCTCTACGTCCTCGTGATCAACTCCGGCGACCCGCTGGCGGAGCTCCGGGAAAGCAACGCGGAAAACCGCGAAACCCTGATGCAGCAACGCATCACCTTCATGAACCTGGACATGCCCTGGTACCAGCGCTACTGGACCTGGCTGGTGGGTGTGGGCAAGTGCTTCGCCCTCCAATGCGACCTGGGCACCAGCCGCCAGGGCGTGGATGTCGGGGCGCTGCTGAGCCTGGCCGCCAGCTCCACGCTGCGCCTGGTGCTGCTGGCCACGGTACTGGCAGCGATCCTCGGCATCGCCATCGGCGTGCTGACGGCGGTCCGCCAATACTCGGGACTGGACTACGGCGTCACCTTCATGACCTTCCTCTTCTTCTCTCTTCCGGTCTTCTGGGCAGCCGTGCTGCTGAAGGAATACCTGGCCATTGGCTACAACGACTGGATGCGCGACCCGGCCTTCTCGCCGCTGCAGATAGCGGCGATCGCGCTGCTGGTCGGCTTCCTGATGCAGATCTTCCTGGCCGGCCCGCTCAAGCGGCGCATCATCACCTTCGCCGTGGCAGCCGGATTCGTTGCCGTCGTCATCCCTTACCTCACCTGGCTGAACTTCTTCCGCTTCCCGCAACTGGGATTCGGCGGAGTGCTGGTGCTGGGGCTCGGCGTGGCACTGAGCGGGACCGCCATGACGGTGGGCCTGCGGAACACCAAGGTGCTCTACCCGGCGCTGGCGACGGTGGCGCTGGGCGCGGTCGTCTACTACCTGGCCTTCGGCGTGCTGGAGAACCCGAACTGGTTCGTCCTCGTCGGCGGCGGCATCCTGGCAGTGCTCATCCCTGCCCTCCTGGGCAAGTACATGGGGGCGCACCTTCGCGGTCCCGCCATGGGCGTCTCGGTGGCCACCGGACTGGTCATGGCCGGGCTGACCACCCTTGACCACATTTTCCGTGCCTGGCCCGGCTTCCTGCTCCTCAAGCCTCGGCCGATCGCCACCATCGGTTCGCAGACCCCGAACTTCGCCGGGACCTTCTGGGAGGACTTCCTGGACAAGGGGACCCAGTTGCTGCTGCCCACCATCCTGCTGGCCATCATCTCGCTGGCGAGCTACAGCCGCTACACCCGCTCCTCGATGCTGGAAGTCGGACAGCAGGACTACATCCGCACCGCCCGGTCCAAGGGATTGAGCGAACGCACGGTGATTTTCCGCCACGCCTTCCGCAACGCCATGATCCCCATCGCCACCATCGCCGCCTTCGACTTCGCCGGGTTGATCGGCGGGGCGGTGATCACCGAATCGGTCTTCGGCTGGAAGGGCATGGGCGAATTGTTCCGGACCGGCCTGCTGCAAGTGGACCCGGCCCCGGTCATGGCCTTCTTCCTGGTGACGGGAACCGCCGCGGTCGTGTTCAACATGCTGGCCGACATCTTCTACGCAATTCTGGATCCGAGGATCAGGGTATGAACCAGCACACGAACCACCACAACGCACGGGAGGGCCGGCGATGACCATCGAGAAAGAACCGACCGAAACCCCGGCCGTCCTGCTGGCCGAGGCCGAGGACGCGGCGTTGGCGCGCAAGGACAGCGTCTCGCTCAGCCAGGGCCAACTGGTCCGCCGCCGCTTCTTCGCCCACCGGGCCGCCATGATATCGACGGTGGTGCTGGCCTTCATTGCCGTCATGGCCTTCACCTCCATCGGCTATGCGGGCATCCCGGGCTGGTGGGACAAGGACTACACGCTGGCCGGATCCGTCGTCGACGGGGGACGTCCCACGCTTTCGCTGATCCCGGGCTGGCTCGGCGGGGAGGGGCTGCGCTGGGGCGAGAACCCGTTCGGCCAGGACTCCACGGGCAAGGACTACTTCGCGCTGGTGATGCGCGGAACCCAGCAGTCGATCATCATCGCCGTCATTGTCGGGTTCGTGGCCACCGTGATCGGTGCCGTCGTCGGCGCCGTGGCCGGATACTACCGCGGCTGGGTCGATGCGGTGCTGATGCGCATGACCGACCTGTTCATCGTGATTCCGCTGCTGGTCCTCGCCGCCGTGCTGGGCCAGATCGCCTCGCGCTCGGGCAACACCACCGTGGCCCTGGCCCTGGTGCTGGGGCTGGTGACCTGGACCGGCCTGGCCAGACTGGTGCGCGGCGAGGTGCTCTCGCTGCGTGAACGCGAATACGTCGCGGCCGCCCAGTCCATGGGGGCCAAGACCAGCCGGGTGATCTTCAAGCACCTGCTGCCCAATACCATCGGCGTCATCGTGGTGAACGCGACGTTCGCCATCGCCGGGGCCATCCTGCTGGAGACCTCGCTGTCCTACCTCGGCTTCGGGGTGAAGGCCCCGGACTCCTCCCTGGGCCTGCTCATCAGCCAGTACCAGAACGCCTTCACCAACCGCCCGTGGCTGTTCTGGTGGCCGGGCATGATCATCCTGGCGATCGCGCTGAGCGTGAACTTCCTGGGCGACGGGCTGCGCGATGCCTTTGACCCGCGCCAGACCCGCAAGGCCAGGCGCCGCAAGCAGAAAGACGAGGTTTCCGAATGAGCATCTCCGCACCATCGGCAGGCGATCGGTCCACGGCGCTGAGCTTTGAGAACCTGTCCGTCTCCTTCGAGACGGAGTTCTCCGACGTGCACGCCGTCAAGGGACTTTCCCTGGAGGTATACCCCGGCGAGGTCGTGGCCCTGGTGGGTGAATCCGGCTCCGGCAAGTCGGTCACCTCCACCGCCGCCATCGGCCTGCTGCCCTCCAACGCCTACATCACCGGCAGGGCCCTGGTGGGCGGGGTCAACGTGGTGGGCCTGGCGGAGAACAAGATGCGCAAGATGCGCGCCACGGACATTGCCATGGTCTTCCAGGAACCGATGACCGCGCTGAACCCGGTGCTCACCATCGAGCGCCAGCTCACCGAATCCCTGGAGCTGCACGGACTGGCCTATGGCAAGGATGCCACCCGTCGCGCCATCGAACTGCTGGAAATGGTCGGCATCCCCGATCCGGCCAAGCGCATCAGGCAGTACCCGCACCAGTTCTCCGGCGGCCAGCGCCAACGCATCGTGATCGCCATGGCGATCTCTTGCGACCCGAAGGTCATCATCGCCGACGAACCGACCACCGCCCTGGACGTGACGGTGCAGGCGGAGATCCTTGACTTGCTGCGCGAGCTCAAGGACAAGCTGAACACCGGCATCCTGCTGATCACCCACAACATGGGCGTGGTCGCGGACCTGGCCGACCGGGTGGCGGTGATGTTCCACGGGTCGCTGGTGGAAACCGGCACCGTGGACCAGGTGCTCAACCACCCGGAACACCCCTACACGCAGAAGCTGCTGGCCTCGGTGCCCAGGCTGGAGGCGGTGGACGTGACGGCGGAGTGGGTGCCCGAGCCGGAGGCACCCCTGGACGCGGACCGCGAGCTGGTTCTCGAGGCCAGGAACCTGGTGCTCGAATACGACATGCGCGGCACCAAGTTCCGGGCCGTGGACGACCTGTCCTTCGAGTTGGGGCGCGGACAGATCCTGGGCATCGTGGGGGAGTCGGGCTCCGGAAAGTCGACGGTGGCCAAGGCCGTGCTGGGGTTGCTGCCCGTGGCCTCGGGGGTGCTGGCCGTCCAGGGAACCAACCTCGCGACGCTGCCGCCCAAGGCAGCGCGGGCCATCCGCGCGAAGATCGGGGTCATCTTCCAGGACCCCGCGGCATCGCTGAACCCGCGTTTCCCGATCGGCGACTGCATCACCGAACCCATGGTGGTGCACAAGGTCGGCAACCGCGCCGAGCGCATCCGGCGCGCCTCCGAGCTGCTCGAGGCCGTGCACCTGCCGCGCACGGTGATCAACCGCTACCCGCACGAGCTCTCCGGCGGCCAGCGCCAGCGCGTGTGCATCGCCCGGGCGCTGACCCTTGACCCGGAG contains:
- a CDS encoding ABC transporter permease produces the protein MLRFILRRLGASIGILFAASLLLYVLVINSGDPLAELRESNAENRETLMQQRITFMNLDMPWYQRYWTWLVGVGKCFALQCDLGTSRQGVDVGALLSLAASSTLRLVLLATVLAAILGIAIGVLTAVRQYSGLDYGVTFMTFLFFSLPVFWAAVLLKEYLAIGYNDWMRDPAFSPLQIAAIALLVGFLMQIFLAGPLKRRIITFAVAAGFVAVVIPYLTWLNFFRFPQLGFGGVLVLGLGVALSGTAMTVGLRNTKVLYPALATVALGAVVYYLAFGVLENPNWFVLVGGGILAVLIPALLGKYMGAHLRGPAMGVSVATGLVMAGLTTLDHIFRAWPGFLLLKPRPIATIGSQTPNFAGTFWEDFLDKGTQLLLPTILLAIISLASYSRYTRSSMLEVGQQDYIRTARSKGLSERTVIFRHAFRNAMIPIATIAAFDFAGLIGGAVITESVFGWKGMGELFRTGLLQVDPAPVMAFFLVTGTAAVVFNMLADIFYAILDPRIRV
- a CDS encoding ABC transporter family substrate-binding protein — encoded protein: MRFQRISKAVAVGAALALALSACAPGGPSETASSAPAAGASGKFSVEPADTGLADLGDITTKDDSVSYSVGAEDFISYNGLTPQSYSTYNSAVTDRLFASFTYFGTDGKVYPNEDLGSYEVISEDPMTVKYTINPEAKWSDGTDITVADSVLAWAVQNTNLADGDKPLFDSVSQDLGQTIPKGPEGDPAGKEFTVTYANPDPDFAIQTMIYSPAHIVAKEAGMSTTEMVDAIRAGDSDALKEAAKFWNTGWNTSPGTLPAADLIPVSGPYKLGSWEAGQSITLVANENYYGTPAATKELVIRFAAPDTMVQALQNGDIDVIEPQPTVDTLAQLTALGDTVQVHQGDTLTWEHLDFNFTKDALFADNLELRKAFAMCVPRQQIVDNLIKPLNPEAQVMNTREVFPFQESYGDVVSAAYAGQYDNVDIEGAKKILETEGVDKPEVRIGYSAPNPRRTEEVAMIKSSCDQAGFNIVDAGDPKFFAPGGTQERGDYEVALFAWAGSGQITSGENIYATGKPQNYGKYSNTEVDAAWERLTTTLDTNVHAEETKKIEKLLWDDLFGIPLFAHPGLGASAEDVLNVRKTATQNGLVWNAEQWVRAE
- a CDS encoding ABC transporter permease codes for the protein MTIEKEPTETPAVLLAEAEDAALARKDSVSLSQGQLVRRRFFAHRAAMISTVVLAFIAVMAFTSIGYAGIPGWWDKDYTLAGSVVDGGRPTLSLIPGWLGGEGLRWGENPFGQDSTGKDYFALVMRGTQQSIIIAVIVGFVATVIGAVVGAVAGYYRGWVDAVLMRMTDLFIVIPLLVLAAVLGQIASRSGNTTVALALVLGLVTWTGLARLVRGEVLSLREREYVAAAQSMGAKTSRVIFKHLLPNTIGVIVVNATFAIAGAILLETSLSYLGFGVKAPDSSLGLLISQYQNAFTNRPWLFWWPGMIILAIALSVNFLGDGLRDAFDPRQTRKARRRKQKDEVSE
- a CDS encoding ABC transporter ATP-binding protein, yielding MSISAPSAGDRSTALSFENLSVSFETEFSDVHAVKGLSLEVYPGEVVALVGESGSGKSVTSTAAIGLLPSNAYITGRALVGGVNVVGLAENKMRKMRATDIAMVFQEPMTALNPVLTIERQLTESLELHGLAYGKDATRRAIELLEMVGIPDPAKRIRQYPHQFSGGQRQRIVIAMAISCDPKVIIADEPTTALDVTVQAEILDLLRELKDKLNTGILLITHNMGVVADLADRVAVMFHGSLVETGTVDQVLNHPEHPYTQKLLASVPRLEAVDVTAEWVPEPEAPLDADRELVLEARNLVLEYDMRGTKFRAVDDLSFELGRGQILGIVGESGSGKSTVAKAVLGLLPVASGVLAVQGTNLATLPPKAARAIRAKIGVIFQDPAASLNPRFPIGDCITEPMVVHKVGNRAERIRRASELLEAVHLPRTVINRYPHELSGGQRQRVCIARALTLDPELLIADEPTSALDVSVQAAVLEMIQELQARYEFACLFVSHDLAVVDLLAHRVVVMKDGKSVEQGRVADVLHAPQHDYTRRLLAAAPVPEPGEQAIRREARRLLLEVETPGK